One part of the Methylobacterium terrae genome encodes these proteins:
- a CDS encoding sensor histidine kinase — MGVGPTPRRPGGRAGAGVLGGALGWALGLAAAAQAAETAPGLHAHNAVGFAVLIGLTIFATILSLLYLRERARWARREHTLNAELSELRGAHDRAELLLGSEPQLVVTWDARGEPRIEGDVGITAEGSRPGSARRVLAFGAWLVPHDAAALDAAVEALRGRGERFRRTVHTLQGRTVEAQGQAVGGQALLRLRELTGERRELVELRATLEEARHGLSALAGLLDAIPQPVWRRGRDGRLAWANAAYVAAAEAGDVARAVREGAELLERTAREEAERRRSRGGGNPLRVSAVVAGARRTLDVTEVATEAGTVGIAVDVSELESVRADLQRQMDANVRTLDQLPTAVAMFDARQQLIFHNAAYRQLWDLAPAFLETRPLDGEILDTLRNARKLPEQADFRTWKAGVLAAYRAAEAQETWWHLPDGRTLRVLADPNPQGGLTYLFEDVSERVHLESRYNVLMQVQSETLDTLREPVAVFGTDGRLKFANRAFAQVWRIAPEMLEVQPHIDQVIAVCRTLSPAEEPWTQIREAVTGLVDARRGLACRLALKDGTMLDCAAEPLPDGATLLTHIDVTASVNVERALTDKNEALERTTRLRDEFVHHVSYELRSPLTNIIGFTELLGDETVGALNPRQREYADHIMRSSAALLVIINDILDLASIDAGSMELTRERVDVQTTIAAAVRGIGDRLAEADIALVLDVPADIGSFVADGKRIRQILFNLLSNAVGFSAPGQQVRVCARKDGESLVLEVIDQGRGMPPEVMARVFERFESQTLGTRHRGVGLGLSIVRSFVELHGGRIDIASAPGAGTRVTCTFPVGDGEAHLAAAE, encoded by the coding sequence ATGGGGGTTGGACCTACGCCGCGGCGGCCCGGCGGCCGCGCGGGCGCCGGCGTACTGGGCGGCGCCCTTGGCTGGGCACTCGGCCTCGCGGCCGCCGCCCAGGCGGCGGAGACCGCCCCGGGCCTGCACGCGCACAACGCCGTCGGCTTCGCGGTGCTGATCGGCCTGACGATCTTCGCCACCATCCTGTCGCTGCTCTACCTGCGCGAGCGCGCCCGCTGGGCCCGGCGCGAGCACACCCTGAACGCCGAGCTCTCGGAGCTGCGCGGCGCCCACGACCGGGCCGAGCTGCTGCTCGGCTCCGAGCCGCAGCTCGTCGTGACCTGGGATGCCCGCGGCGAGCCGCGGATCGAGGGCGATGTCGGCATCACCGCCGAGGGGTCGCGGCCGGGCTCCGCCCGCCGGGTGCTCGCCTTCGGGGCCTGGCTCGTCCCCCACGACGCCGCCGCCCTCGACGCCGCGGTCGAGGCCTTGCGCGGGCGCGGCGAGCGCTTCCGCCGCACCGTCCACACCCTGCAAGGCCGCACCGTCGAGGCGCAGGGGCAGGCGGTCGGCGGCCAGGCGCTCCTGCGCCTGCGCGAGCTCACCGGGGAGCGGAGGGAGCTGGTCGAGCTGCGCGCCACCCTGGAGGAGGCCCGCCACGGCCTCTCGGCGCTCGCCGGCCTCCTCGACGCGATTCCCCAGCCGGTCTGGCGGCGCGGCCGCGACGGGCGCCTGGCCTGGGCCAACGCCGCCTACGTCGCCGCGGCCGAGGCCGGCGACGTCGCCCGCGCGGTGCGCGAGGGGGCGGAGCTCCTCGAGCGCACGGCCCGCGAGGAGGCCGAGCGCCGCCGCTCCCGGGGCGGCGGCAACCCGCTGCGGGTCTCCGCCGTGGTGGCGGGCGCGCGCCGCACCCTCGACGTCACCGAGGTCGCGACCGAGGCCGGCACCGTCGGCATCGCGGTCGACGTCTCGGAGCTCGAGAGCGTGCGCGCCGACCTGCAGCGCCAGATGGACGCCAACGTCCGCACCCTCGACCAATTGCCCACCGCCGTCGCGATGTTCGACGCGCGCCAGCAGCTGATCTTCCACAACGCCGCCTACCGCCAGCTCTGGGACCTCGCTCCCGCCTTCCTGGAGACCCGGCCCCTCGACGGCGAGATCCTCGACACCCTGCGCAACGCCCGCAAGCTGCCCGAGCAGGCGGATTTCCGCACCTGGAAGGCCGGCGTGCTCGCCGCCTACCGCGCCGCCGAGGCGCAGGAGACCTGGTGGCACCTGCCGGACGGCCGGACGCTCCGCGTCCTCGCCGACCCGAACCCGCAAGGGGGGCTCACCTACCTGTTCGAGGACGTGTCCGAGCGGGTCCACCTCGAGTCGCGCTACAACGTGCTGATGCAGGTGCAGAGCGAGACCCTCGACACCCTGCGCGAGCCGGTGGCGGTGTTCGGCACCGACGGGCGGCTCAAGTTCGCCAACCGGGCCTTCGCCCAGGTCTGGCGCATCGCCCCCGAGATGCTGGAGGTCCAGCCGCACATCGACCAGGTGATCGCGGTCTGCCGGACCCTGAGCCCGGCCGAGGAGCCCTGGACGCAGATCCGCGAGGCGGTGACCGGCCTCGTCGATGCCCGCCGCGGCCTCGCCTGCCGGCTGGCGCTCAAGGACGGCACCATGCTCGACTGCGCCGCCGAGCCGCTGCCCGACGGCGCGACGCTGCTCACCCACATCGACGTGACGGCGAGCGTCAACGTCGAGCGGGCGCTCACCGACAAGAACGAGGCGCTGGAGCGCACGACGCGCCTTCGCGACGAGTTCGTGCATCACGTCTCCTACGAGCTGCGCTCGCCGCTCACCAACATCATCGGCTTCACCGAGCTCCTCGGCGACGAGACCGTCGGCGCCCTCAACCCGCGCCAGCGCGAATATGCCGACCACATCATGCGCTCGTCGGCGGCGCTCCTCGTCATCATCAACGACATCCTCGACCTCGCCTCGATCGATGCCGGCTCGATGGAGCTGACGCGCGAGCGGGTCGACGTGCAAACCACCATCGCGGCGGCGGTGCGGGGCATCGGCGACCGGCTGGCCGAGGCCGACATCGCCCTCGTCCTCGACGTCCCGGCCGACATCGGCAGCTTCGTCGCCGACGGCAAGCGCATCCGCCAGATCCTGTTCAACCTGCTCTCCAACGCGGTCGGCTTCTCGGCGCCGGGCCAGCAGGTGCGGGTCTGCGCCCGCAAGGACGGCGAGAGCCTGGTGCTGGAGGTGATCGACCAGGGCCGCGGCATGCCCCCCGAGGTGATGGCGCGGGTGTTCGAGCGCTTCGAGAGCCAGACGCTGGGCACCCGCCACCGCGGCGTGGGCCTCGGCCTGTCGATCGTGCGCTCCTTCGTCGAGCTCCATGGCGGGCGCATCGACATCGCCTCGGCCCCCGGCGCCGGCACCCGGGTCACCTGCACCTTCCCGGTGGGCGACGGCGAGGCGCATCTGGCGGCGGCCGAGTAG
- the tsaE gene encoding tRNA (adenosine(37)-N6)-threonylcarbamoyltransferase complex ATPase subunit type 1 TsaE: MAERTPWEIVLPDESATEDLGRFLAEILRPGDLVALSGGLGGGKTTLARAIIRDIVGDPELEVPSPTFTLVQPYEGRGDQAVVHADLYRLRGPDELVELGFDELTERAIALVEWPDRLPPRHGPTLAIDLSLKPEFGDDARLARLIGGGGLGDRLMRARALRVLLDRSGWGEAERTHMQGDASSRSYERLTNPDGAKAVLMISPPKADGPPVRDGKPYSAIVHLAESVHAFVAMDRGLRALGLSAPKILGEDLEAGILILEDLGSEPVIDQNGPRPERYAEAVKVLARLHGTTLPAVLPVAEGRDHVLPPYDREALLFEAELLPEWYAPFVANTPLVPEARASFVAAWSEALEGLESEARTWTLRDYHSPNLIWLPERDGIERIGVIDFQDAVLGHPAYDVASLLQDARVDASAEFELRLLGLYARERKLRDAEFDMQGFARAYAVLAAQRATKILGIFARLDRRDGKPGYLAHLPRIEGYLARNLAHPALAGVRAWYAEHLPRLCPADS; the protein is encoded by the coding sequence ATGGCCGAGCGCACACCCTGGGAGATCGTGCTGCCGGACGAGAGCGCGACCGAGGATCTCGGGCGCTTCCTCGCCGAGATCCTGCGGCCCGGAGACCTGGTGGCGCTCTCGGGCGGGCTCGGCGGCGGCAAGACGACGCTGGCCCGGGCGATCATCCGCGACATCGTCGGCGACCCGGAGCTCGAAGTGCCGAGCCCGACCTTCACGCTCGTGCAGCCCTACGAGGGCCGGGGCGACCAGGCGGTGGTCCATGCCGACCTCTACCGGCTGCGCGGGCCCGACGAGCTGGTCGAGCTCGGCTTCGACGAGCTGACCGAGCGGGCGATCGCGCTCGTCGAGTGGCCCGACCGGCTGCCGCCGCGCCACGGCCCGACGCTCGCCATCGACCTCTCGCTCAAGCCCGAATTCGGCGACGACGCCCGCCTCGCCCGCCTGATCGGCGGCGGCGGCCTCGGCGACCGGCTGATGCGGGCGAGGGCGCTGCGCGTCCTCCTCGACCGCTCCGGCTGGGGCGAGGCCGAGCGCACCCACATGCAGGGCGACGCGTCGAGCCGCTCCTACGAGCGCCTGACCAACCCGGACGGCGCCAAGGCGGTGCTGATGATCTCGCCCCCGAAGGCCGACGGGCCGCCGGTGCGCGACGGCAAGCCCTACAGCGCCATCGTCCACCTCGCCGAGAGCGTGCACGCCTTCGTGGCGATGGACCGCGGCCTGCGGGCGCTCGGCCTCTCCGCCCCCAAGATCCTCGGCGAGGACCTGGAGGCGGGGATCCTGATCCTCGAGGATCTCGGCAGCGAGCCCGTCATCGACCAGAACGGGCCCCGCCCCGAGCGCTACGCCGAGGCCGTGAAGGTGCTGGCGCGCCTGCACGGCACGACCCTGCCCGCCGTGCTGCCGGTGGCCGAGGGCCGCGACCACGTCCTGCCTCCCTACGACCGCGAGGCGCTGCTGTTCGAGGCCGAGCTGCTGCCGGAATGGTACGCGCCCTTCGTCGCCAACACTCCGCTGGTGCCGGAGGCCCGGGCCTCGTTCGTGGCGGCCTGGAGCGAGGCGCTGGAAGGCCTCGAATCGGAGGCCCGGACCTGGACCCTGCGCGACTACCACTCGCCCAACCTGATCTGGCTGCCCGAGCGCGACGGGATCGAGCGCATCGGCGTGATCGACTTCCAGGACGCGGTGCTCGGCCACCCGGCCTACGACGTCGCCTCGCTGCTGCAGGACGCCCGGGTCGATGCCAGCGCCGAGTTCGAGCTGCGCCTGCTCGGCCTCTACGCCCGCGAGCGCAAGTTGCGGGACGCCGAGTTCGACATGCAGGGCTTCGCCCGCGCCTACGCGGTGCTGGCGGCGCAGCGCGCCACCAAGATCCTCGGCATCTTCGCCCGCCTCGACCGGCGCGACGGCAAGCCGGGCTACCTCGCCCACCTGCCGCGCATCGAGGGCTACCTCGCCCGCAACCTCGCCCATCCGGCGCTCGCCGGCGTGCGGGCTTGGTACGCCGAGCACCTGCCGCGCCTCTGTCCCGCCGATTCCTGA
- a CDS encoding nucleotidyltransferase family protein, with amino-acid sequence MTDSPTPAVTRAFVLAAGLGKRMRPITVTTPKPLVEVAGKSLVDYALDRIAEAGIPEAVVNVHYLADLMEAHLVRRRSGPVVTISDERDKLLETGGGVKKALPLLGAAPFMVLNSDSFWLEGPQPNLGRLVAAWDPERMDMLLLLASAATSLGYDGPGDFHMDGEGRLTRRAEREVAPFVYAGVAILKPELFADTPEGSFSLNLLFDRAIAAERLFGLRLDGQWLHVGTPEALREAEERVRASATQP; translated from the coding sequence ATGACCGATTCCCCGACCCCTGCCGTGACGCGCGCCTTCGTGCTGGCCGCGGGCCTCGGCAAGCGCATGCGCCCGATCACCGTCACCACGCCGAAGCCCCTGGTCGAGGTCGCCGGCAAGTCGCTGGTCGACTACGCCCTCGACCGGATCGCCGAGGCCGGCATCCCCGAGGCGGTGGTGAACGTGCACTACCTCGCCGACCTGATGGAGGCGCACCTCGTGCGCCGGCGCTCGGGGCCCGTCGTCACCATCTCGGACGAGCGCGACAAGCTGCTCGAGACCGGCGGCGGGGTGAAGAAGGCGCTGCCGCTCCTCGGGGCGGCGCCGTTCATGGTGCTGAACTCCGATTCGTTCTGGCTCGAAGGCCCGCAGCCGAATCTCGGCCGGCTGGTGGCCGCCTGGGACCCGGAGCGGATGGACATGCTGCTGCTTTTGGCCTCCGCCGCCACCAGCCTCGGCTATGACGGGCCGGGCGACTTCCACATGGACGGGGAGGGGCGCCTGACCCGCCGGGCCGAGCGCGAGGTCGCGCCCTTCGTCTATGCCGGCGTCGCGATCCTGAAGCCCGAACTCTTCGCCGACACGCCGGAGGGCTCGTTCTCGCTGAACCTCCTGTTCGACCGTGCCATCGCGGCCGAGCGCCTGTTCGGCCTGCGCCTCGACGGGCAGTGGCTCCATGTCGGCACGCCGGAGGCTTTGCGCGAGGCCGAGGAGCGGGTGCGGGCGAGCGCGACGCAGCCGTGA
- a CDS encoding GNAT family N-acetyltransferase, which produces MTPGFSIGPIDDLDAVLALNAANVAETSPLDEPALRALLDQSFLATAVIGQDGLAAFLIALDQDATYASPNFGWFRARYPRFVYVDRIVTAPAQRGRGIARALYESLFARAAAAGHGRVACEVNRVPPNPGSDAFHAALGFDEVGTAEIHGGLKTVRYLLRGAAR; this is translated from the coding sequence ATGACCCCCGGCTTCTCGATTGGTCCCATCGACGACCTCGACGCGGTCCTCGCCCTCAACGCCGCGAACGTCGCCGAGACCTCGCCCCTCGACGAGCCGGCCCTGCGCGCCCTCCTCGACCAGTCGTTCCTCGCCACTGCCGTCATCGGCCAGGACGGCCTCGCCGCCTTCCTGATCGCCCTCGACCAGGACGCGACTTACGCCAGCCCCAACTTCGGCTGGTTCCGGGCCCGCTACCCCCGCTTCGTCTACGTCGACCGGATCGTCACCGCCCCGGCGCAGCGCGGCCGCGGGATCGCGCGCGCGCTCTACGAGTCCCTGTTCGCCCGCGCCGCCGCCGCCGGCCACGGCCGCGTCGCCTGCGAGGTCAACCGCGTGCCGCCGAACCCGGGCTCCGACGCCTTCCACGCCGCCCTCGGCTTCGACGAGGTCGGCACGGCCGAGATCCACGGCGGCCTGAAGACGGTGCGCTACCTCCTGCGGGGGGCCGCCCGGTGA
- the addB gene encoding double-strand break repair protein AddB produces the protein MSAPDPGSRVFTIPPGAPFLDTLAEALLSGRLVGDLAGGPFGLAAVTLYLPTRRAARALAAILARECGPAALLPRMVPLGEADEAELDLLSAPLPERRDDVLRPPIPALERRLILARLVQAWAGTVDRQLLPLGDEVPFRVPSSPADAIGLAADLEGLMDSLTVEGLPWDDIAGAVEAEHSRYFSLTLDFVRIAAEHWPRILADRGVSDPVERGRALVLAEAARLARERPADPVIVAGSTGSVPATARLIAAIAGLPRGAVVLPGLDRDLDAAGWTAIDPAGDGEAAAHAHPQAVLHRLVGKSFLALDRADIVPLGTPTPAAAARACLLSQALRPAETTDAWADLDAGIRRALARDGAAGIRVVEAADEREEALAIAVALREALERPGRTAALITPDRALALRVAAELGRWGIVADDSAGEPLARSPAGRLARLAADVAALDAKPERVLALLAHPLVRLGLTRAEVEQAAAALEIGCLRGPAPAKGFAGIADALRLSRAEERRHDPRPRRRLTPEEWGAADELLLRLSVAFRDFSADEDDAADDLIAIARRHRAACDFLMEGPEEDEDEPGPEVDASVAVLDALFDDMELAEPGLLAGRFSDYPAFFTALSRERVVSRRNASPHPRLRILGLLEARLLSVDRVVLGGLDEGVWPPKAETDAFLNRPMRGRVGLPPPERRLGQTAHDFVQALGCPDAIVTRAHKREGAPTVPSRFLQRLRAFAGEEIWTGLVQGGQRVRALAAAIDAGAGLRSGPLPPRLRRPAPRPDPALFPRSLSVTEIETLVRDPYGIFARHVLGLDALEPVAVQPSASDRGTIVHDVLGGFAERFPEALPSLDEAEQVLYGLAANAFAPIADAYPELYAEWWPRFVRLAEAFLAWEAERRPGLRRVHPETGGRWVLDIPGGHVLTLRARADRIETRRDGSHTIIDFKTGQPPSAREVFAGFSPQLTLEAAMLRAGAFKGLGAAAETPDLLYVRAGGGKTPLDPMPLKAPRNDGRTLPELVEAHVAGLRQLVGAFMAGEASYLSRPYPKYAKAYSDYDHLARVREWSLVEGEE, from the coding sequence GTGAGCGCGCCGGATCCGGGAAGCCGCGTCTTCACCATCCCGCCGGGGGCGCCCTTCCTCGACACGCTCGCCGAGGCGCTGCTGTCGGGGCGCCTCGTCGGCGACCTCGCGGGCGGGCCGTTCGGGCTCGCCGCCGTCACGCTCTACCTGCCGACCCGGCGCGCCGCCCGGGCCCTGGCGGCGATCCTCGCCCGGGAATGCGGACCGGCCGCGCTCCTGCCCCGGATGGTGCCGCTCGGCGAGGCCGACGAGGCCGAGCTCGACCTTCTCTCCGCGCCGCTGCCTGAGCGCCGCGACGACGTCCTGCGCCCGCCGATCCCGGCGCTCGAGCGCCGGCTGATCCTGGCGCGCCTCGTCCAGGCCTGGGCCGGCACCGTCGACCGCCAGCTCCTGCCGCTCGGCGACGAGGTGCCGTTCCGGGTGCCGTCCTCGCCGGCCGACGCGATCGGGCTCGCGGCCGACCTCGAGGGGCTGATGGACAGCCTCACCGTCGAGGGCCTGCCCTGGGATGACATCGCCGGCGCGGTCGAGGCCGAGCATTCGCGCTACTTCTCGCTCACCCTCGACTTCGTGCGCATCGCCGCCGAGCACTGGCCGCGGATCCTCGCCGATCGCGGCGTCAGCGATCCGGTCGAGCGCGGCCGCGCCCTGGTACTGGCGGAAGCCGCGCGCCTCGCCCGCGAGCGCCCGGCCGACCCGGTGATCGTCGCGGGCTCGACCGGCTCGGTTCCGGCCACCGCCCGTCTCATCGCCGCGATCGCGGGGCTGCCGCGCGGCGCCGTGGTGCTGCCGGGCCTCGACCGCGACCTCGACGCCGCCGGCTGGACCGCGATCGACCCCGCCGGCGACGGCGAGGCGGCGGCCCACGCCCACCCGCAGGCGGTGCTGCACCGCCTGGTGGGAAAAAGCTTCCTCGCCCTCGACCGCGCCGACATCGTCCCCCTCGGCACCCCGACCCCGGCCGCCGCGGCCCGGGCATGCCTGCTGTCCCAGGCCCTGCGCCCGGCCGAGACCACCGACGCCTGGGCGGACCTCGACGCGGGCATCCGCCGGGCGCTCGCCCGCGACGGCGCCGCCGGGATCCGGGTGGTCGAGGCCGCCGACGAGCGCGAGGAGGCGCTCGCCATCGCGGTCGCCCTGCGCGAGGCGCTGGAACGGCCCGGCCGCACCGCCGCCCTCATCACCCCGGACCGGGCGCTGGCGTTGCGCGTCGCCGCCGAGCTCGGGCGCTGGGGCATCGTCGCCGACGATTCCGCCGGCGAGCCGCTCGCCCGCAGCCCGGCCGGGCGCCTCGCCCGGCTCGCCGCCGACGTGGCGGCGCTCGACGCCAAGCCCGAGCGGGTGCTGGCGCTCCTCGCCCACCCGCTGGTACGCCTCGGCCTGACCCGGGCGGAGGTGGAGCAGGCGGCGGCCGCGCTGGAGATCGGGTGCTTGCGCGGTCCGGCCCCGGCCAAGGGGTTCGCCGGCATCGCCGACGCCCTGCGCCTCTCCCGAGCCGAGGAGCGCCGGCACGATCCCCGCCCGCGCCGCCGCCTCACCCCGGAGGAGTGGGGGGCGGCCGACGAACTCCTTCTGCGCCTCTCGGTCGCCTTTCGCGACTTCTCCGCCGACGAGGACGACGCCGCCGACGACCTGATCGCCATCGCGCGACGGCACCGCGCCGCCTGCGACTTCCTGATGGAGGGCCCCGAGGAGGACGAGGACGAGCCCGGGCCCGAGGTCGACGCCTCCGTGGCGGTGCTCGACGCGCTGTTCGACGACATGGAGCTGGCCGAGCCCGGCCTCCTCGCCGGCCGGTTCTCGGACTACCCGGCCTTCTTCACCGCCCTGTCGCGCGAGCGGGTGGTGTCGCGGCGCAACGCCAGCCCGCATCCGCGCCTGCGCATCCTCGGGCTCCTCGAGGCGCGCCTCCTCTCCGTCGACCGGGTGGTGCTCGGCGGCCTCGACGAGGGGGTGTGGCCGCCCAAGGCCGAGACCGACGCCTTCCTCAACCGGCCGATGCGCGGCCGCGTCGGTCTGCCGCCGCCGGAGCGGCGCCTCGGCCAGACGGCGCACGACTTCGTGCAGGCGCTCGGCTGCCCCGACGCGATCGTCACCCGGGCGCACAAGCGCGAGGGCGCGCCGACGGTGCCGTCGCGCTTCCTCCAGCGCCTGCGCGCCTTCGCGGGCGAGGAGATCTGGACGGGCCTCGTGCAGGGCGGGCAGCGCGTCCGGGCGCTCGCCGCCGCGATCGATGCAGGGGCGGGCCTTCGCAGCGGCCCCCTCCCGCCGCGCCTGCGCCGCCCGGCGCCCCGGCCCGATCCGGCCCTCTTCCCGCGCTCGCTCAGCGTCACCGAGATCGAGACCCTGGTGCGCGACCCCTACGGGATCTTCGCCCGCCACGTGCTCGGCCTCGACGCCCTGGAGCCGGTCGCGGTGCAGCCGAGCGCCAGCGACCGCGGCACCATCGTGCACGACGTGCTCGGCGGCTTCGCCGAGCGCTTCCCCGAGGCGCTGCCGTCCCTCGACGAGGCCGAGCAGGTCCTCTACGGGCTCGCCGCCAACGCCTTCGCGCCGATCGCCGACGCCTATCCGGAGCTCTACGCCGAGTGGTGGCCGCGCTTCGTGCGGCTCGCCGAGGCCTTCCTGGCCTGGGAGGCCGAGCGCCGCCCCGGCCTGCGGCGCGTCCATCCCGAGACCGGCGGGCGCTGGGTCCTGGACATCCCGGGCGGCCACGTCCTGACCCTGCGCGCCCGCGCCGACCGGATCGAGACCCGGCGCGATGGCAGCCACACCATCATCGACTTCAAGACCGGCCAGCCCCCGAGCGCCCGCGAGGTGTTCGCCGGGTTCTCGCCCCAGCTGACGCTCGAGGCCGCCATGCTGCGCGCGGGCGCCTTCAAGGGGCTCGGGGCCGCCGCCGAGACGCCGGACCTCCTCTACGTCCGCGCCGGCGGCGGCAAGACGCCCCTCGATCCGATGCCGCTCAAGGCGCCGCGCAACGACGGACGGACGCTTCCCGAGCTGGTCGAGGCGCACGTCGCGGGATTGCGGCAGCTCGTCGGCGCGTTCATGGCCGGCGAGGCGTCCTACCTGTCCCGGCCCTATCCGAAATACGCCAAGGCCTACTCGGATTACGATCACCTCGCGCGGGTCAGGGAGTGGTCGCTGGTCGAGGGGGAGGAGTGA